One window from the genome of Nitrospira defluvii encodes:
- a CDS encoding MlaD family protein, translating into MEPKVNYIVVGAFVLLLGLTVLGAIFWLGKTDYRGIYDRYYVYTRESVAGLSVDSTVKYRGVDVGRVKAVVLNPENPEEVRVTLDIVAGTPVKTDTQAVLVTQGLTGLVTLNLTGGTREAPPLSPDAGQAYPVIKSVPSLFGRLDGTLAKLLSDQGLANLVVHLNGLAQNASLIVDEENRTLVKHVLKDLSEVTKVLAAHSSHLDRGIQGATLAAEQAAKVTERLGTQLPAVLDRIGKSAVGLQQLTEELSRTSRSVGDMVGSSKPGVEQFTRQTLADAGLLVTELRQLTATLNRVAQQIERQPNLLVLGRSSQSKGPGE; encoded by the coding sequence ATGGAACCGAAGGTCAACTACATCGTGGTCGGGGCATTCGTGCTGCTGCTGGGGCTCACGGTGCTCGGGGCGATTTTCTGGCTGGGGAAGACGGATTATCGCGGCATCTACGATCGGTATTACGTCTATACGAGGGAATCGGTCGCCGGGCTTAGCGTGGATTCGACCGTGAAATATCGCGGTGTGGATGTCGGACGGGTGAAAGCCGTGGTGCTGAATCCGGAGAATCCGGAAGAGGTACGGGTCACGTTGGACATCGTCGCCGGCACACCGGTCAAGACCGACACCCAGGCGGTCTTGGTGACGCAAGGCCTCACGGGGTTGGTGACGCTGAATTTGACAGGAGGCACGCGGGAGGCGCCTCCGCTGTCGCCGGACGCCGGGCAGGCTTATCCGGTCATCAAGAGTGTGCCGTCACTCTTCGGACGATTGGACGGCACGCTGGCGAAATTGTTGTCCGATCAGGGGCTGGCGAATCTGGTCGTCCATCTCAACGGTCTGGCCCAGAATGCCTCCTTGATCGTAGACGAGGAGAATCGTACGCTGGTCAAGCACGTGCTCAAGGATCTGTCTGAGGTGACCAAGGTCTTGGCGGCCCACAGCAGCCACCTGGATCGCGGCATCCAGGGCGCCACGCTGGCGGCCGAGCAGGCGGCGAAAGTCACGGAACGGCTTGGGACGCAGTTGCCGGCCGTGCTGGACCGCATCGGCAAGAGCGCGGTCGGACTCCAACAGCTGACGGAAGAGTTGTCCCGAACCAGTCGCTCGGTCGGCGACATGGTGGGGAGCAGTAAGCCGGGTGTCGAACAGTTTACCCGGCAGACCCTGGCCGATGCCGGGTTGCTGGTCACGGAGTTGCGGCAATTGACCGCCACCCTGAATCGCGTGGCCCAACAGATTGAACGACAACCGAATCTGCTGGTGCTTGGCCGTTCGTCTCAATCCAAGGGACCGGGGGAGTGA
- a CDS encoding ABC transporter ATP-binding protein codes for MPVIEVSHVSTRFGPAIVHEDVNLTVMQGEVFAIAGGNGCGKSTLLREIIGLLAPTTGSIRLLGVNSRELEQSDGSPLHRRFGVMFQHGALFSSMTLADNVAVPLKEHTTLSARLIREIVALKIALVGLPPDSAVKFPSELSGGMRRRAALARAIVMDPELLFLDEPTAGLDPMIAAGFDDLVLELKRLLGLTVVMVTHDLDSLWRIADRVAVLGEGRVLGMGTMEALAASEDPAVRGYFHGPRGRAAQQNHTGTAANRD; via the coding sequence ATGCCGGTGATCGAAGTGAGCCATGTCTCCACCCGATTCGGGCCGGCGATCGTGCACGAGGATGTGAACCTCACGGTTATGCAAGGCGAGGTGTTCGCCATCGCCGGCGGAAACGGGTGCGGCAAATCGACGCTCTTGCGCGAGATCATCGGCCTGCTGGCGCCGACGACCGGGAGCATCAGGCTTCTGGGCGTGAACAGTCGCGAGTTGGAGCAGTCGGACGGATCTCCCCTCCATCGGCGGTTTGGGGTGATGTTTCAGCACGGGGCCCTGTTCAGTTCCATGACGCTGGCCGACAATGTCGCGGTTCCCTTGAAGGAGCACACGACACTGAGTGCAAGGCTGATCCGCGAGATTGTGGCGTTAAAAATCGCCCTGGTCGGCCTTCCCCCCGACAGCGCGGTGAAATTTCCGAGCGAACTCAGCGGCGGGATGCGGCGCCGCGCCGCGCTGGCTCGTGCCATCGTCATGGACCCGGAACTGTTGTTTCTCGACGAACCGACCGCCGGACTCGATCCGATGATCGCTGCGGGGTTCGATGATCTGGTGCTCGAACTCAAGCGGTTGCTGGGTCTCACGGTGGTGATGGTGACGCACGATCTCGATTCGTTGTGGCGTATTGCCGATCGGGTGGCGGTCCTGGGCGAAGGTCGGGTGTTGGGAATGGGCACGATGGAGGCGCTCGCGGCGTCGGAGGATCCGGCGGTCCGCGGCTATTTCCACGGTCCGCGCGGACGGGCCGCGCAGCAGAATCATACCGGGACCGCGGCGAATCGGGACTGA
- a CDS encoding MlaE family ABC transporter permease yields MEINGFKVLPITGLLTFLMDIVIAYQGAEQLRTIGANIFIVDLVGTALLREIGPLVVAILIAGRSGSAYAAQIGTMKVTEELDALRTFGLSPTELLVLPRMLALLVALPLLTVYADVLGVFGGMLIASNQLNVSFTAFLTRFEEAVALRHFLIGIGKAPFFAVIIALVGCYQGFQIRGGVDDVGRHTTISVVQSIFLVIIFDALCSILLNWWSL; encoded by the coding sequence CTGGAGATCAACGGGTTCAAAGTCCTGCCGATCACGGGGTTGCTGACGTTCCTCATGGACATCGTCATCGCGTATCAAGGGGCGGAGCAATTGCGCACCATCGGAGCCAACATTTTCATCGTCGATCTCGTCGGCACCGCCTTGTTGCGGGAGATCGGCCCCTTGGTGGTGGCGATCCTCATTGCCGGGCGTTCGGGCTCGGCCTATGCGGCGCAGATCGGGACGATGAAGGTGACGGAAGAACTGGATGCGTTGCGCACGTTCGGACTGTCGCCTACCGAGTTGCTGGTCTTGCCGCGGATGCTGGCCTTGCTCGTCGCGCTGCCGTTGTTGACGGTGTATGCCGATGTGTTGGGGGTGTTCGGCGGTATGTTGATCGCGTCGAACCAGCTGAACGTGAGTTTCACCGCCTTTCTCACGCGGTTTGAGGAGGCCGTTGCCTTGCGCCATTTTCTCATTGGGATCGGGAAGGCGCCGTTTTTTGCCGTCATCATCGCGCTGGTCGGATGTTATCAGGGGTTTCAAATTCGCGGCGGAGTGGATGACGTGGGGCGGCACACGACGATCAGCGTGGTGCAGAGCATTTTTCTGGTGATCATTTTCGACGCCTTGTGCAGCATTCTGTTGAACTGGTGGAGCTTGTAG
- a CDS encoding ABC transporter permease translates to MARRSTTESGEQPATVTLVEGRTLRCQGAWTMPEVARAERVLAAMDWPTGGAFRFEGSGIAAFDTGGAVVLSRAVMDARLRGCEVTVEGLRSEYLQLMSLVSANWSVMMAHVAVRPDGTQLLQALLRKSMTQALQGLEFVGRTSTALVRVMSSPARIRWRSTLNSLRLDGVNALPITGLLTFLIGVVIAYQGAEQLRKFGTNIFIVDLVGISLLREIAPLIAAILIAGRSGSAYAAQIGTMKVTEELDALQTFGLSPIELLVLPRVLALVVALPLLTVYADVLGVFGGMLIASNQLNVSFTAFLTRFEEAVALRHFLIGIGKAPFFAVIIALVGCYQGFQIRGGVDDVGRHTTISVVQSIFLVIIFDALCSILLNWWDL, encoded by the coding sequence ATGGCTCGTCGATCGACAACTGAAAGTGGAGAACAGCCGGCGACTGTCACCCTGGTGGAAGGGCGTACATTGCGTTGTCAGGGCGCCTGGACGATGCCAGAAGTCGCGAGGGCCGAACGTGTCCTCGCGGCGATGGACTGGCCCACGGGTGGAGCGTTCCGATTTGAGGGGAGCGGCATCGCGGCCTTCGACACCGGTGGGGCAGTGGTCTTGTCCCGCGCGGTGATGGACGCGCGCCTTCGCGGGTGTGAGGTGACCGTTGAGGGGCTGCGGTCTGAATATCTGCAACTGATGAGTCTGGTGTCGGCCAACTGGAGCGTCATGATGGCCCATGTCGCGGTGCGGCCGGACGGGACTCAGCTGCTCCAGGCGCTCCTCCGCAAATCCATGACACAGGCCCTGCAGGGGTTGGAATTTGTCGGCCGGACGTCGACGGCGCTGGTTCGTGTGATGTCGTCGCCGGCTCGCATTCGTTGGCGCAGTACCCTGAACAGTCTTCGGCTCGACGGGGTAAACGCCTTACCGATTACCGGCCTGCTGACGTTTCTGATCGGCGTGGTGATTGCGTATCAGGGCGCCGAGCAACTGCGAAAATTCGGCACCAACATTTTCATCGTGGATTTGGTGGGCATCTCCCTGTTGCGGGAGATTGCGCCGCTGATCGCGGCCATCTTGATTGCCGGGCGGTCGGGGTCGGCCTATGCCGCGCAGATCGGTACGATGAAGGTGACGGAAGAACTGGATGCCCTGCAGACCTTCGGGCTCTCGCCCATCGAACTGCTGGTGTTGCCTCGTGTGCTGGCCTTGGTCGTCGCGCTGCCGTTGTTGACGGTGTATGCCGATGTGTTGGGGGTGTTCGGCGGTATGTTGATCGCGTCGAACCAGCTGAACGTGAGTTTCACCGCCTTTCTCACGCGGTTTGAGGAGGCCGTTGCCTTGCGCCATTTTCTCATTGGGATCGGGAAGGCGCCGTTTTTTGCCGTCATCATCGCGCTGGTCGGATGTTATCAGGGGTTTCAAATTCGCGGCGGAGTTGATGACGTGGGGCGGCACACGACGATCAGCGTGGTGCAGAGCATTTTTCTGGTGATCATTTTCGACGCCTTGTGCAGCATTCTGTTGAACTGGTGGGATCTATGA
- a CDS encoding polymer-forming cytoskeletal protein: MNVRDAIGSTVLVLLICAPSPAAFADDAVSRSPWGDRAVLRAGQVVQGDYFAFGPHVQISGIVNGDLYAAGGDVMIDGVVNGDVIVAGAKVILSGTVAQDARVIGAQVTVSGTIGRNATLAGVDLHLTETAKVRENLIAGGGHVQLEGPIGRDARVGAWRATLSNEIERDLIVAAESVRLTSKASVGGRLRYWGDAAPSIDEEATVRGPITRRPLPEGWSVERARQGIIGARVLAAVVGFLSTLILGLILLRVYPVFSHRVTTTIRDRPGASLGVGTAVLLVTPIAAASLVVTLLALPVGVVLLAMYGVTVYLARIYTMMYIGQRLLRHRDESSSLAKPFMVGLVVYSLLSLVPVVGGLVTLGAVLFGLGALLITKKDLIVGLREQQQV; this comes from the coding sequence ATGAACGTCAGGGATGCCATCGGTTCAACCGTCCTGGTCCTGCTCATATGCGCGCCGTCGCCGGCGGCCTTTGCCGATGATGCGGTCTCGCGATCGCCGTGGGGCGATCGAGCCGTGTTGCGAGCGGGGCAGGTGGTGCAGGGCGATTACTTCGCGTTCGGGCCGCATGTCCAAATTTCCGGGATCGTCAACGGCGATCTCTATGCGGCCGGCGGCGACGTGATGATCGATGGCGTCGTCAACGGGGATGTGATCGTCGCCGGGGCCAAGGTCATCCTGTCGGGCACAGTGGCTCAGGATGCTCGGGTGATAGGTGCCCAAGTCACCGTGAGCGGCACGATCGGGAGAAATGCCACTTTGGCCGGAGTGGATCTTCACCTGACCGAGACGGCGAAGGTTCGGGAAAACCTCATCGCCGGAGGCGGGCATGTGCAGCTGGAGGGACCGATCGGTCGCGATGCGCGGGTGGGGGCCTGGCGGGCGACGCTGTCCAATGAGATTGAGCGCGACCTGATCGTGGCCGCCGAGTCCGTTCGCCTGACCTCGAAAGCGTCGGTGGGCGGCCGGTTGCGATATTGGGGAGATGCGGCTCCCTCGATCGACGAAGAAGCCACTGTTCGCGGACCGATCACCCGCCGCCCGTTGCCGGAGGGCTGGAGCGTGGAGCGGGCTCGTCAGGGAATCATCGGAGCGCGGGTGCTGGCGGCTGTCGTCGGTTTTCTGTCCACGCTGATTCTGGGGCTGATCCTCTTGCGAGTCTATCCCGTCTTCTCACACCGAGTGACGACGACGATACGGGATCGGCCGGGAGCGTCGCTGGGAGTAGGCACGGCAGTGTTGCTCGTCACACCGATTGCTGCCGCGAGTCTGGTGGTCACGCTGCTGGCCCTACCGGTGGGGGTGGTGTTGCTGGCGATGTATGGGGTGACGGTCTATCTGGCTCGGATCTACACCATGATGTACATCGGGCAGCGTCTGCTTCGTCATCGAGACGAGTCGTCATCCTTGGCCAAGCCGTTTATGGTGGGGCTCGTGGTCTATTCACTCCTGTCGCTGGTGCCGGTGGTCGGCGGCCTGGTGACGCTTGGCGCCGTGCTCTTCGGCCTGGGGGCATTGTTGATCACCAAGAAGGACTTGATTGTCGGGTTGCGAGAGCAGCAACAGGTGTGA
- a CDS encoding DUF2231 domain-containing protein, which produces MHPIHPMVVHFPIALLLTSTLFDALAFRWRSQQFRDTSLSLLVLGVLAAAVAVLTGHLAEEAVERSGISKQAIEIHEELGGSVFWVFLGLLSLRVMSSWGLMRERPALVLGLGVAGSLLLLVASYFGGELVYRYGAGVMPR; this is translated from the coding sequence ATGCATCCTATTCATCCGATGGTCGTCCACTTTCCTATTGCCTTGCTGTTGACGAGCACCCTGTTTGATGCGTTGGCGTTCCGATGGCGGAGCCAACAGTTTCGGGATACCAGCTTGTCTCTGCTGGTGCTCGGCGTCCTGGCGGCAGCGGTGGCGGTGCTCACAGGGCATTTGGCCGAAGAAGCGGTTGAACGAAGCGGAATCTCGAAGCAAGCGATTGAAATTCATGAGGAGCTTGGGGGCTCGGTGTTCTGGGTGTTTCTCGGCCTGCTAAGCCTGCGAGTGATGTCGTCTTGGGGGTTGATGCGGGAGCGCCCTGCGCTGGTGCTGGGGCTTGGGGTTGCTGGATCGTTGCTGCTGTTGGTCGCCAGCTATTTCGGCGGCGAGTTGGTCTATCGCTACGGAGCTGGAGTCATGCCACGATGA
- a CDS encoding ArnT family glycosyltransferase → MSAGRVMSQEGSGRGQPWSFASRQYLELLVLALVSVWAFFTNLQFSLLEGSEGLYAGIAGEMGRRQEFFDLTYQGEPYFNKPPLFFWMLHLSTWLWGDHEIALRLPGSLAAVGTVALVYVLGTRLFSSTAGFWAALVVVTSHVFLWYGRRVLFDSSLTFLVTLALFAWVQVQFVGRSSRWYLLAFLSMALGAMLKEMHGFFLPLLVMATYALIQRDTRMLKDRWFWGGLGLAFAMMAGYASMLGSGYQHHFKILSAIGSVWNSGLAGSIGMARDGHPLYWYLGMMWADFFPWCALLPSALLLLWAQRPFRAHPTELLLLVWVLSLFTAFSLATLKREPYLMTIVPGIGLMIGYFYHRMFETTDASRAMTPLLKVLLVVLALVFGAGMFFGAAPLRKRWLVSSPVVSPVFIMTIVALSGTLIYAVAKARLQLALQLVGVLAAAYVVLVVNYVFPAIDQAASPRKATEEIKAMAREAGPALFMYIPGWPKNEDALYYLKRDNVVPELPTPDAVREAVRRQGPVRIITEEQHMQSLQQSAGLRVERLHEFPQPSRKHLFLLSVSAQE, encoded by the coding sequence ATGTCGGCGGGAAGAGTGATGAGTCAGGAAGGTTCGGGGAGAGGGCAGCCGTGGAGTTTTGCCAGTCGGCAGTACCTCGAGTTGTTGGTGCTGGCGCTGGTCAGCGTCTGGGCATTTTTTACGAATCTGCAGTTTTCGCTGCTGGAAGGCAGCGAAGGGCTCTATGCGGGCATCGCAGGTGAAATGGGGCGGCGGCAGGAGTTCTTCGACCTGACGTATCAAGGCGAACCCTATTTCAACAAACCCCCGTTGTTTTTTTGGATGCTCCACCTGTCGACGTGGCTGTGGGGCGATCACGAAATCGCGTTGCGTCTGCCCGGCTCTCTTGCGGCGGTCGGTACGGTGGCGCTCGTCTATGTCTTGGGGACGAGGTTGTTCTCCTCGACCGCGGGCTTCTGGGCGGCATTGGTCGTCGTCACCAGTCACGTCTTTCTGTGGTACGGACGTCGCGTGCTGTTTGATTCCTCCTTGACGTTCCTCGTGACGCTGGCCTTGTTTGCCTGGGTTCAGGTTCAGTTTGTGGGCCGCAGTTCACGCTGGTATCTGCTGGCGTTTCTCAGTATGGCGCTCGGGGCGATGCTGAAGGAGATGCACGGGTTTTTCCTTCCGTTGCTCGTGATGGCCACCTATGCCCTGATCCAACGCGATACGCGGATGTTGAAAGACCGGTGGTTTTGGGGCGGGTTGGGTCTGGCCTTTGCCATGATGGCGGGGTATGCCTCTATGCTGGGATCCGGGTATCAGCATCATTTTAAGATCCTGAGCGCGATCGGGTCCGTGTGGAATAGCGGTTTGGCCGGCTCCATCGGTATGGCGCGAGACGGCCACCCGCTCTATTGGTATCTCGGGATGATGTGGGCCGACTTCTTCCCCTGGTGTGCCCTGCTCCCGTCGGCCCTGCTGTTACTTTGGGCGCAACGCCCGTTCCGCGCCCATCCGACCGAATTGCTGTTGCTGGTCTGGGTGCTCAGCCTCTTCACGGCATTCAGTCTGGCCACGCTCAAACGTGAGCCCTATCTGATGACGATCGTGCCGGGAATCGGTCTGATGATCGGCTATTTCTACCATCGCATGTTCGAGACGACCGACGCGTCTCGTGCAATGACCCCGTTGTTGAAAGTGCTGCTCGTCGTCTTGGCGCTCGTGTTCGGGGCCGGCATGTTTTTCGGCGCGGCTCCGTTGCGGAAGCGCTGGCTGGTCTCCTCGCCGGTGGTTTCACCCGTATTCATCATGACGATCGTGGCGCTGTCCGGCACGCTGATCTATGCGGTGGCGAAGGCGCGCCTGCAGCTCGCGCTTCAGCTGGTGGGGGTGCTTGCGGCGGCCTATGTCGTGCTGGTGGTGAACTACGTGTTTCCGGCGATCGACCAGGCCGCCTCGCCGCGCAAGGCGACAGAAGAGATCAAGGCCATGGCGCGAGAAGCCGGTCCGGCTCTGTTCATGTATATCCCCGGCTGGCCGAAGAATGAGGATGCCCTCTATTACCTGAAGCGGGACAACGTGGTGCCGGAGTTGCCGACTCCTGATGCGGTCCGTGAGGCCGTGCGCCGACAGGGGCCAGTCAGAATCATCACGGAGGAACAGCACATGCAGTCCTTGCAGCAGTCTGCCGGACTACGCGTCGAGCGACTGCATGAATTTCCGCAGCCGAGCCGAAAACATCTGTTCCTCCTGTCCGTGAGCGCACAGGAATAA
- a CDS encoding cupin domain-containing protein, with the protein MEVVNAREADLTENPHQVKASRLYDTEHAQVVHITLEPGESLKKHVTPVDVFFYVLEGRGIIEIGDDTKEVGPDMLIPSPARIPHRWSNRSDKPFRVLVVKVPRPTEATKLL; encoded by the coding sequence ATGGAAGTGGTCAATGCACGAGAGGCCGATCTCACTGAGAATCCCCATCAGGTCAAGGCGAGTCGGTTGTACGACACGGAGCATGCCCAGGTTGTTCATATCACGTTGGAACCGGGGGAATCGCTCAAGAAGCATGTTACGCCTGTCGATGTGTTTTTTTATGTCCTGGAAGGGAGAGGGATCATCGAGATTGGTGACGACACAAAAGAAGTCGGGCCGGACATGCTCATCCCAAGCCCCGCTCGAATTCCGCACAGGTGGTCCAACCGGAGCGACAAACCGTTTCGCGTGTTGGTCGTCAAGGTTCCGCGCCCGACCGAAGCCACGAAGTTGCTGTGA
- a CDS encoding transporter — protein sequence MRWEIVKVVRRSIAVGLARVFLVMALYFIGQTAIGWTAAEADGPPQPAPQWRVIATVNYSSGSYGTDSRTNILYAPMTVRRVFRDGDVSLTIPFLSISGTGAVRLVGGVPTRTSSAIAGPVGTLAAVSRGGKGPGASPLAAATTDSGLGDMILRGRYYLIEESSVMPLVAVTGRVKLPTADADRGLGTGEFDEGVGVELTKTLAERWLAYLDGGYTLIGDAPGTNFNNQWWYDVGVGYDVTESLHMSVFYEEYRALVNTVNNARDLLAVANYVVDDTVHLTGSLLVGLSNGAPNYGLGGGVRFRF from the coding sequence ATGCGATGGGAGATTGTCAAAGTGGTGAGACGGTCGATCGCTGTGGGTCTGGCACGGGTTTTTCTCGTGATGGCGTTGTATTTCATCGGGCAAACAGCGATTGGGTGGACGGCGGCTGAAGCGGACGGGCCGCCTCAACCGGCCCCTCAATGGCGTGTCATCGCCACAGTGAATTATTCGAGCGGTTCCTACGGGACGGATTCCAGGACGAATATTCTCTATGCGCCCATGACTGTCAGGAGGGTCTTTCGGGATGGCGATGTAAGCTTAACGATTCCCTTTCTCAGCATCTCCGGCACCGGTGCCGTTCGACTGGTAGGTGGCGTTCCCACGCGAACAAGCAGTGCCATTGCCGGGCCGGTGGGAACCCTCGCCGCGGTGTCCAGAGGCGGCAAAGGGCCCGGTGCGAGTCCCTTGGCCGCCGCCACAACCGACAGCGGGCTCGGCGACATGATTCTCCGTGGCCGCTATTATCTGATCGAGGAAAGTTCCGTCATGCCGCTCGTAGCGGTCACTGGCCGGGTGAAATTGCCGACCGCGGATGCAGACCGAGGGCTCGGCACGGGGGAGTTCGATGAAGGGGTTGGAGTGGAACTGACCAAGACCCTCGCGGAGCGCTGGCTGGCCTATCTTGACGGAGGCTACACCCTGATCGGCGATGCGCCAGGCACCAACTTCAATAATCAGTGGTGGTATGACGTCGGTGTCGGGTATGACGTGACGGAAAGCCTCCACATGAGTGTCTTTTATGAAGAGTACCGCGCATTGGTCAATACGGTGAATAACGCTCGTGACTTATTGGCTGTGGCGAATTATGTTGTGGACGACACCGTGCATCTCACCGGGTCGTTGCTGGTGGGACTGTCGAACGGCGCGCCGAATTACGGATTGGGCGGAGGGGTCAGATTCCGGTTTTAA
- a CDS encoding DUF1207 domain-containing protein, whose product MAMFWKTIVGVVGLTLLTIGGVRAEDAQTTKNGAGLDCRYEQSDGETSGSAFPSDDVFRPLMADPKQPQFFATYQSVQRREPTSTVKGIGKSVNVGSVGFGENFGFYTKRQGCNGWQVGLLAGVFSQFNLDAPSSDLINTDYIVGIPVTWRRGDWSTRVRLYHQSSHVGDEFLLENPAFNRVNLSFEEVEAILSYDHRWVRVYAGGGYLLHREPAVLDRNHVQWGMELRGPTIDAPFLERGIPGLRLTPVLGADFKTFEELHWIINSHVVGGFEWSRPGATRRFRFLVNYYRGFYPYGQFFNEKVESVGFGFYLAF is encoded by the coding sequence ATGGCTATGTTCTGGAAGACGATAGTCGGGGTGGTCGGCCTCACTCTCCTGACGATAGGCGGAGTCCGAGCGGAGGACGCTCAGACCACGAAGAACGGCGCTGGACTCGACTGCCGGTATGAGCAGAGTGACGGTGAAACGAGCGGTTCCGCATTCCCAAGCGATGACGTGTTCCGTCCCTTGATGGCGGATCCGAAGCAGCCGCAGTTCTTCGCCACCTATCAGTCCGTTCAGCGCAGAGAGCCCACAAGTACCGTCAAAGGGATCGGGAAGTCTGTGAACGTCGGCTCGGTGGGGTTCGGAGAAAATTTCGGCTTCTACACCAAGCGGCAAGGGTGTAATGGTTGGCAGGTGGGCCTGTTGGCCGGGGTGTTTTCACAGTTCAATCTGGATGCGCCGTCTTCGGACTTGATCAATACCGATTACATCGTGGGCATTCCCGTCACTTGGCGGCGTGGTGACTGGTCGACACGGGTGCGCCTCTACCATCAGAGCAGCCATGTCGGAGACGAATTTCTTTTGGAGAATCCCGCATTCAATCGAGTGAACCTCAGTTTCGAAGAGGTTGAGGCGATCCTCTCCTACGACCACCGGTGGGTACGGGTCTATGCAGGCGGAGGCTACTTGCTGCATCGCGAGCCGGCGGTGTTGGACAGGAATCATGTGCAGTGGGGAATGGAGTTGCGCGGGCCGACGATCGACGCTCCGTTCCTTGAGCGGGGGATACCGGGGCTCCGACTCACGCCCGTCTTGGGGGCCGACTTCAAAACCTTTGAAGAGTTGCACTGGATCATCAACAGCCATGTCGTGGGCGGGTTCGAGTGGTCCAGGCCTGGCGCAACGCGTCGGTTTCGGTTCCTCGTGAACTACTATCGCGGCTTCTATCCCTATGGGCAATTCTTCAACGAGAAGGTCGAGAGCGTCGGCTTTGGGTTCTATTTGGCTTTTTAG